One genomic region from Drosophila subpulchrella strain 33 F10 #4 breed RU33 chromosome 2R, RU_Dsub_v1.1 Primary Assembly, whole genome shotgun sequence encodes:
- the LOC119551655 gene encoding NADH dehydrogenase [ubiquinone] 1 beta subcomplex subunit 3, translated as MGGHHGEPYTVPHASAYKVENVPQLVEVKEALARQGLKDPWLRNEAWRYEPKGFGTHRTRLNTFLFRGLGVGFAAFLATCAVEYALGIGKGQGGHGHGHEEHDDKGHH; from the exons ATGGGCGGACATCACGGAGAACCCTACACGGTGCCGCATGCATCGGCCTACAAGGTGGAGAATGTGCCCCAGCTGGTGGAGGTGAAGGAGGCACTGGCGCGCCAAGGATTGAAGGATCCCTGGCTGAG GAACGAGGCCTGGCGCTACGAACCCAAGGGCTTTGGCACCCACAGAACCCGCCTGAACACCTTCCTCTTCCGCGGATTGGGCGTGGGATTCGCCGCCTTCCTGGCCACCTGCGCCGTGGAGTACGCCTTGGGCATTGGCAAGGGCCAGGGTGGACATGGTCATGGCCACGAGGAACACGACGATAAGGGCCACCATTAG
- the LOC119551654 gene encoding mRNA export factor has product MFGATQSTNRMNDFEVASPPDDSVSALEFSPSTVQKNFLMAGSWDSTVRCWEVEQNGATVPKSMKTMGGPVLDVCWSDDGSKVFVASCDKQVKLWDLASDQVMQVAAHDGPVKTCHMVKGPTYTCLMTGSWDKTLKFWDTRSPNPMMAINLPERCYCADVDYPMAVVGTANRGLIIYSLQNSPTEYKRQESPLKYQHRAISIFKDKKKEPTGYALGSIEGRVAIQYVNPANPKDNFTFKCHRSTGTSGFQDIYAVNDIAFHPVHGTLVTVGSDGTFSFWDKDARTKLKSSEAMDQSITKCGFNANGQIFAYAVGYDWSKGHEYFNPAKKPQIFLRSCYDELKPRIN; this is encoded by the exons ATGTTTGGCGCCACACAATCTACCAACCGGATGAACGACTTCGAGGTGGCCTCGCCCCCGGACGACTCCGTCTCTGCGCTGGAGTTCAGTCCGAGCACGGTGCAGAAGAACTTCCTGATGGCCGGAAGCTGGGACAGCACAGTCCGCTGCTGGGAGGTGGAGCAAAATGGGGCGACCGTTCCGAAATCCATGAAGACCATGGGCGGACCCGTGCTGGACGTTTGCTGGTCGGACGACGGCAGCAAGGTGTTCGTCGCCTCCTGCGACAAGCAGGTGAAGCTCTGGGACCTGGCCTCCGACCAGGTGATGCAGGTGGCGGCCCACGATGGTCCCGTAAAGACGTGCCACATGGTCAAGGGTCCCACGTACACATGCCTGATGACCGGCTCCTGGGACAAGACACTAAAG TTCTGGGACACGCGGTCACCCAATCCCATGATGGCCATCAACCTCCCCGAGCGCTGCTACTGCGCCGATGTGGACTACCCCATGGCCGTGGTGGGCACTGCCAACCGGGGCCTCATCATATACTCGCTGCAGAACAGCCCCACGGAGTACAAGCGCCAGGAGAGTCCGCTGAAGTACCAGCATCGtgccatttccattttcaaGGACAAGAAGAAGGAGCCCACCGGCTATGCCCTGGGCAGCATCGAGGGACGCGTGGCCATACAGTACGTCAATCCGGCAAATCCCAAAGACAACTTCACCTTCAAGTGCCACCGCTCCACGGGCACCTCGGGCTTCCAGGACATTTATGCCGTGAATGACATAGCATTCCACCCGGTGCACGGCACCCTGGTGACCGTCGGCTCCGATGGCACCTTCAGCTTCTGGGACAAGGATGCCCGCACCAAGCTGAAGTCCAGCGAGGCCATGGATCAGTCCATCACCAAGTGCGGATTCAATGCCAACGGCCAGATCTTCGCCTACGCCGTGGGCTACGACTGGTCCAAGGGCCACGAGTACTTCAACCCGGCCAAGAAGCCCCAGATCTTCCTGCGGTCGTGCTACGACGAGCTAAAGCCGCGCATCAACTGA
- the LOC119550077 gene encoding uncharacterized protein LOC119550077, whose translation MGVRVIETDSASDSYDDDECSTCQKEQQGKPPSKTKRSPSPPEETTIYASKDLVGNCKEYRIENNSRDLRIIGNGNRIRIVNNSGSLQIIGNSTRLKIQSNSGSIKYTGNDGRIYLGSSSTQQVVDYTGCNGLLKVVKSLDLSGDAKKKSSSQAKKPQTTDSSQNRSGGVEIESKFTVQHGAGNIVINNAINVSI comes from the coding sequence ATGGGTGTTCGTGTGATAGAGACCGATTCGGCGAGCGATTCGTATGACGATGACGAGTGCTCTACTTGCCAGAAAGAGCAGCAGGGTAAACCCCCCAGCAAGACCAAGAGGAGTCCCTCTCCACCGGAGGAGACGACCATCTATGCCAGCAAAGATCTGGTGGGCAATTGCAAGGAGTATCGCATCGAGAATAACTCAAGGGATCTGAGGATCATCGGCAATGGCAACCGGATACGTATAGTGAATAACTCCGGCAGTCTGCAAATTATTGGCAACAGCACTAGGCTTAAGATCCAGAGCAACAGTGGTTCCATAAAGTATACCGGAAATGATGGAAGGATATACCTGGGCAGCAGTTCTACGCAGCAAGTGGTGGACTACACGGGCTGCAACGGACTGCTCAAGGTGGTGAAATCTCTGGATCTCAGCGGTGATGCCAAGAAAAAGTCCAGCTCTCAAGCGAAAAAGCCCCAGACAACGGATTCCAGCCAAAACAGGTCCGGGGGCGTTGAGATCGAAAGCAAGTTTACCGTCCAGCATGGAGCTGGGAATATTGTGATTAATAATGCCATTAATGTGAGCATTTGA
- the LOC119549348 gene encoding uncharacterized protein LOC119549348 has translation MATESNVLTIGTENGEVLDGARIPKSHKELKDSDLEIYLQKILLNDARPLTEVYVDGSVEMFSANENRKNGQYIYEFGPSDKINGWMISCPTFEPKGVIRRLKNKISGEHLISENVVKYPKDSRNFVMESVSKAVNEESSDIYYYLCYLKEHTNKKRT, from the coding sequence ATGGCGACGGAATCAAATGTGTTGACTATTGGAACTGAGAACGGTGAAGTTTTAGATGGAGCTCGGATCCCAAAGAGCCACAAAGAGTTAAAAGACTCAGATCTAGAGATATATTTGCAGAAAATATTACTAAACGATGCTAGGCCATTGACTGAAGTATATGTAGATGGATCTGTCGAAATGTTTTCAGCGAATGAAAATAGGAAAAATGGACAATATATTTACGAGTTTGGTCCTAGTGATAAGATAAATGGTTGGATGATAAGTTGTCCTACATTTGAACCAAAAGGCGTCATTAGgcgtttaaaaaacaaaatcagtggGGAACACTTAATATCTGAAAACGTTGTTAAGTATCCTAAAGATTCGAGAAATTTTGTAATGGAATCTGTTTCCAAAGCTGTGAATGAGGAAAGCTCGGATATATATTATTACTTGTGTTATCTGAAGGAACacactaataaaaaaagaacttAA
- the LOC119549347 gene encoding uncharacterized protein LOC119549347 — MENKSEHNMTSTSNILTIGSDTCETSEKVQKTNSPKAYFEFDFDKHMQKLLLDGVKPQKPDETCIGRFAATQIMRNGKQYYEFGPDNFKNGTIISGVSFSSKDMLLRVKSRIGKEHWVSENVIQYKKDSMCFIQEIVLDALKEEEMEIYQFLSYLNKTRCKK; from the exons ATGGAGAATAAATCAG aACATAATATGACGTCaacttcaaatattttaactatTGGAAGTGACACCTGCGAAACATCTGAAAAAGTGCAGAAAACCAATAGCCCCAAAGCTTATTTTGAGTTTGACTTTGATAAACATATGCAGAAATTACTCCTCGATGGCGTTAAGCCCCAAAAACCGGATGAAACATGCATTGGGAGATTTGCAGCTACTCAGATAATGAGAAACGGAAAACAATATTACGAGTTTGGAcctgataattttaaaaatggaacTATTATAAGTGGAGTGTCATTTAGTTCCAAAGATATGCTTTTACGAGTTAAGAGCCGCATCGGCAAAGAACACTGGGTCAGCGAAAATGTAATTCAGTATAAAAAAGATTCCATGTGCTTCATACAGGAAATTGTTTTAGATGCCTTGAAAGAAGAAGAAATGGAAATCTACCAATTTTTAAGCTATCTTAACAAAACTAGGTGTAAAAAGTGA
- the LOC119549345 gene encoding uncharacterized protein LOC119549345, giving the protein MEDQANNNTSSNPKLSETPVLNISGKVEPSQKSPRAMGKKKADPAPPVVLDIPKINPTTFPVIMGRILLKSNDLPAPVSKMNTSDFRQYLCLLCMEKPSKRKLVSHMFISNEKELDSDFLKVRKIYENRKDIKILEQVTVYTLCARSLFHRVQKKLTDVEWNKQQNIFETDRVGERDVWNITSRLYDLENQETEKLFNYAKFLSATNS; this is encoded by the coding sequence ATGGAAGATCAAGCTAATAATAACACCAGCAGTAATCCAAAACTATCCGAAACTCCAGTGCTTAATATTTCAGGAAAGGTGGAGCCAAGTCAAAAATCTCCCCGTGCTATGGGCAAAAAGAAAGCGGATCCTGCACCTCCTGTAGTTCTCGATATTCCAAAAATCAACCCTACCACCTTTCCAGTGATAATGGGAAGAATCCTGTTAAAAAGTAATGACCTACCTGCACCTGTTTCAAAAATGAATACGTCGGACTTTAGGCAATATCTTTGCCTGTTGTGCATGGAGAAACCATCTAAAAGAAAGTTAGTCAGTCATATGTTCATCTCCAACGAAAAGGAGTTGGATAGTGACTTCTTAAAAGTGCgaaaaatttatgaaaatagAAAAGACATCAAGATTTTGGAGCAAGTAACAGTGTACACCCTCTGTGCAAGATCATTGTTTCACCGAGTCCAAAAGAAATTAACCGATGTTGAGTGGAACaagcaacaaaatattttcgaAACTGACAGAGTTGGAGAACGGGATGTTTGGAATATTACAAGTAGATTGTATGATCTGGAAaaccaagaaacagaaaaactttttaattatgCAAAGTTCCTGAGCGCTACGAATAGCTGA
- the LOC119549344 gene encoding uncharacterized protein LOC119549344, with amino-acid sequence METEALENNDTPLSASGSKTESSSEIPVLNISGRVKPDFNAPRIRRKKKKAPIPEEPKVNPATFPVILSRILLKSNVPPVAPPKKNLEDHTQYLCFLCLVKPATRKRVYHMFITTEKELGKDYEHTRRLYENRKEFKYVNNITVQAICARALYRLVQKKFTDVEWNKLGNVFQTDMIGHSDIWDISDRVRAMRTEEHERLFNYIKFIHSTKS; translated from the coding sequence atGGAAACTGAAGCTCTGGAAAATAATGATACACCTTTATCAGCAAGTGGTTCCAAAACTGAGTCATCATCAGAAATACCAGTGCTTAATATATCCGGAAGGGTAAAGCCGGATTTTAATGCTCCCCGTATCAGGAGAAAAAAGAAGAAAGCTCCTATTCCAGAGGAACCTAAAGTGAATCCAGCCACGTTTCCAGTGATCCTAAGCAGGATCCTACTGAAGAGCAATGTGCCACCTGTAGCtcctccaaaaaaaaatctggaGGACCACACGCAGTACCTGTGTTTCCTGTGCCTGGTGAAACCAGCCACTCGAAAGCGCGTCTATCACATGTTCATAACAACGGAAAAGGAGTTGGGAAAGGACTACGAGCATACAAGGCGGCTCTACGAGAATCGGAAGGAGTTCAAATATGTTAACAACATAACCGTGCAAGCAATCTGCGCTCGAGCATTGTACCGCCTAGTTCAGAAAAAGTTCACAGATGTGGAGTGGAACAAGCTGGGCAATGTTTTTCAGACTGATATGATCGGACATAGTGATATCTGGGATATTTCTGACCGAGTCCGTGCCATGCGCACCGAGGAACACGAAAGGCTTTTTAATTACATCAAGTTTATACACTCAACAAAGAGCTAA
- the LOC119549342 gene encoding GPI mannosyltransferase 1, whose amino-acid sequence MPQTKVATTGWQRLGRRILETSFRTHILISALLRIALICYGQIHDSESAVPYTDIDYKVVTDGARRVLDGDTPFARHTYRYSPIMAYLQTLNILLHPAWGKLFYATFDLLIATLIYRLVHMEIKSQYQKTVQHLLSKFNRPRESDQSLDALDARSHPENLARASACFWLYNPLTAVISTRGSGDCFSSFFVILTIYLLLKSEHNVARSHWLIFCAGLSHGLVIHLRLYPLLFSLAYYLSLSTRLTQTPLDFLCQILRPNKQQLCLVIGTLVSLVGFTYTFYSMYGWDYIYEAYLYHFVRKDSRHNFSLQFLLQYLGSAPSVAEPSAIVKLLVVAPQFLLILYLSLSFGQFRQTLPFCIFALAFVIVTYNSVVTSQYFIWYLAILPLCLNNFKLLSWRRCFSLLFLWLLAQALWLLPAYLLEFRTWNTFYWIGVQGAVFFATKGYILEQLLSHYGFTQFKISYRKLL is encoded by the coding sequence ATGCCTCAAACAAAGGTTGCGACTACGGGATGGCAGCGACTGGGCCGCCGCATCCTTGAGACCAGCTTTCGGACCCATATCCTAATCTCCGCCCTGTTGCGGATCGCTTTAATCTGCTACGGACAAATACACGATAGTGAGTCGGCCGTGCCCTACACGGATATAGACTACAAAGTGGTGACGGATGGAGCTCGTCGAGTGCTGGATGGCGACACGCCCTTCGCCAGACACACTTATCGCTACAGCCCGATTATGGCTTACCTGCAGACCCTCAACATTCTGCTCCATCCGGCGTGGGGTAAGCTATTTTATGCCACTTTTGATCTGCTCATCGCCACGCTCATTTACCGCCTGGTGCACATGGAGATCAAGAGTCAGTATCAGAAGACCGTGCAGCACCTGCTCAGCAAGTTCAACAGGCCACGTGAGTCTGACCAATCGCTGGACGCCCTGGACGCGCGAAGTCACCCGGAGAACCTGGCCCGCGCCTCTGCTTGCTTCTGGCTCTACAACCCCCTGACGGCTGTAATATCTACCCGTGGAAGCGGCGACTGCTTCTCGAGCTTCTTCGTGATACTCACTATCTACCTGTTGCTGAAATCAGAGCACAATGTCGCCAGGAGCCACTGGCTTATATTCTGCGCAGGCTTGTCTCACGGTCTGGTGATCCACCTGCGTCTGTATCCGTTGCTGTTTAGTTTGGCATACTACTTGTCGCTGTCCACACGCCTCACACAAACACCCCTCGATTTTCTGTGTCAAATCCTGCGGCCCAACAAGCAGCAGTTGTGCCTGGTGATCGGAACACTTGTCAGCCTAGTGGGCTTCACCTACACCTTCTACTCAATGTACGGTTGGGATTACATCTACGAGGCTTATTTGTATCACTTTGTGCGTAAGGACTCGCGACACAACTTTTCGCTGCAGTTCCTTCTGCAGTACCTGGGCAGTGCACCGAGTGTGGCGGAACCCTCTGCGATAGTGAAACTTCTAGTGGTGGCCCCGCAATTCCTGCTCATCCTCTACTTGAGCCTGAGCTTCGGCCAGTTTCGGCAGACTCTGCCGTTCTGCATCTTTGCCCTGGCCTTCGTCATCGTCACGTACAACTCGGTGGTAACCTCGCAGTACTTCATCTGGTACTTGGCCATCCTTCCGCTCTGCTTGAACAACTTCAAGCTGCTGTCGTGGAGAAGGTGCTTCAGTCTCCTGTTCCTTTGGCTGCTCGCCCAGGCGCTGTGGCTGCTGCCCGCCTATTTGCTGGAGTTCCGGACGTGGAACACCTTTTACTGGATCGGAGTGCAGGGCGCCGTGTTCTTCGCCACCAAGGGGTATATTCTGGAGCAGCTGTTGAGTCACTACGGGTTCACCCAGTTTAAGATAAGCTACAGAAAGTTACTGTAA
- the LOC119549351 gene encoding uncharacterized protein LOC119549351 → MESVRKANQRLRNYPVLLTKCADKATAYAVCVSRDLNVQHKICDAEFKEFLNCIRKSALEMKTKL, encoded by the coding sequence ATGGAATCGGTGCGCAAGGCCAACCAACGACTCCGCAACTATCCGGTTCTGCTGACCAAGTGCGCGGACAAGGCCACGGCGTATGCGGTGTGCGTTTCACGGGATCTGAACGTTCAGCACAAGATCTGCGACGCCGAGTTCAAGGAGTTCCTCAACTGCATCCGCAAGAGCGCCCTGGAAATGAAGACCAAGCTGTAG
- the LOC119549349 gene encoding uncharacterized protein LOC119549349, which produces MTIPQYKPPKEIQDLLDKKEQQQANQRRRTAVLPKRSWIQRNPRLFQISFLTGSLLIFFSKPLYDCFIADPLPPLEIKVPPHKR; this is translated from the coding sequence ATGACCATACCGCAGTATAAACCTCCCAAGGAAATCCAAGACTTGCTAGACAAAAAGGAACAGCAGCAGGCTAATCAACGCAGGCGAACCGCTGTGCTGCCCAAGCGCTCGTGGATCCAGCGGAATCCACGCCTCTTCCAGATCTCCTTCCTCACCGGCTCGCTGCTGATATTCTTCTCCAAACCCCTGTACGACTGCTTCATCGCCGATCCCCTGCCGCCGCTGGAGATCAAGGTGCCGCCGCACAAGCGCTGA
- the LOC119549350 gene encoding cx9C motif-containing protein 4 — MSDTRKDPCKANACRIQACLNENNYQEDKCLDVLEAMRQCCLKWHTKSLCCSGIDLEKSYKPEAPKGQNPTGKSNK, encoded by the exons ATGTCTGACACGCGCAAGGATCCTTGCAAAGCCAACGCCTGCCGCATTCAAGCCTGTCTGAACG AGAATAACTACCAGGAGGACAAGTGCTTGGATGTCCTGGAGGCGATGCGCCAGTGCTGTCTAAAGTGGCATACGAAATCTCTTTGCTGCAGTGGAATCGATCTGGAAAAGTCCTACAAACCAGAAGCACCTAAGGGGCAGAACCCAACCGGCAAGTC TAACAAATAA